Proteins encoded within one genomic window of Paraglaciecola psychrophila 170:
- a CDS encoding efflux RND transporter permease subunit: protein MFNLLVHASLRNRLLVLVLALMTLVYGFWQGRALPIDVFPDLNKPVVTVLTEAGGMAPEEVEQLVSFPLENMLNGVTGVTRVRSTSGIGLSIVYVEFDWDTDVYRNRQLVSERLDQATSQLPSGITPTMGPVSSIMGEIMLIALPIDLAIDLPINANTDVDPMLAREYADFVLRPRLLSIPGISQAIPIGGDVRQIRVEPNLDVMRNLGISVEQMRDAIESFASNKGGGFIDVNNREFLIRHEGRTLKLDDLRQLAVAWQENISVRLEQVANVRYAAAVKRGDGGYNGKPAVIINVQKQPGADTVKLTREIELALSELATSLPDGVSAPQVLFRQADFIKASVDNVTEALIDGSILVVIVLFAFLLSTRTTAISLLAIPLSLALTVLIFKWMGQTINVMTLGGLAIAIGELVDDSVVDVENILRRLKQNAKQDKPLPIFDVIWRASVEVRSGIVYATAIVVLVFIPLFALPGIEGRLFAPLGGAYIIAVLASLLVSMTVTPVLCYFLLPQMKQLHKGDSFLVTLLKKWQSLWLLWALPKRRSILLVSGLTALISASSVAFFPRAFLPAFNEGSLVLGMIFQPSTSLSESNRMGHLAESLLLSVDEVTAVGRRTGRAKLDEHAEGVHSSEIDVDLVESERSREEVLTEIRGKLSVLPAQIAIGQPISHRLDHLLSGVRAQLAIKVFGDNLDELRINAEKIRQKLETIPGLVDINVEKQVLIPQVSVRLRPDKLLQYGLSPGKAIERLALLTDGEHVVDIIDGVKRYALVMRLDEKARSPQALRTALIDTPAGAIPIANIADISLSDGPNQILRENGRRRLVVYANSTGVDVKELLSAVREQVNEVELGADSFISIEGQFLAQEQAMRLLVILSSISFALIFLVLYMRYQSFVFASIIMSSLPMALLGAVAAMWLTNTPLSVASVVGFITLTGIASRNGILKLSHYLNLIKFEGEQFNTQLIVRGAQERLAPVMMTSMVTAFALIPLLMAADAPGKEILHPVAVVIFSGLLTSTLLDTLLTPLLYREFGGKASMLWQKRKSDELM from the coding sequence ATGTTTAATTTATTAGTTCATGCAAGTCTACGCAATCGACTGTTAGTGTTGGTGCTCGCACTTATGACCCTTGTTTATGGGTTTTGGCAAGGCAGAGCGTTACCCATTGATGTGTTTCCTGACTTAAATAAGCCAGTAGTCACCGTCTTGACTGAGGCAGGCGGGATGGCCCCCGAAGAAGTTGAGCAGTTAGTCTCGTTTCCGCTTGAAAATATGCTTAACGGCGTAACCGGCGTTACACGCGTGCGTTCAACCTCTGGGATTGGTTTGTCCATTGTATATGTAGAGTTCGATTGGGATACTGATGTGTATCGTAACCGTCAGTTAGTGTCAGAACGACTTGATCAGGCCACTTCACAACTGCCCAGTGGTATTACGCCAACAATGGGACCTGTGTCATCGATTATGGGTGAGATTATGCTCATTGCCTTGCCTATTGATCTAGCCATTGATCTACCTATAAACGCGAATACGGATGTTGACCCGATGCTCGCCCGTGAATACGCCGATTTTGTGCTGCGTCCACGGCTACTTTCTATTCCTGGAATATCTCAAGCCATCCCTATCGGTGGCGATGTTAGACAAATTAGAGTAGAGCCTAATCTCGATGTAATGCGTAATTTGGGGATCAGTGTCGAGCAGATGCGCGATGCTATTGAAAGCTTTGCATCAAATAAAGGTGGCGGCTTTATCGATGTCAATAATCGCGAGTTTTTGATACGCCACGAAGGAAGAACGCTCAAGCTGGATGACTTGCGCCAGTTAGCTGTTGCCTGGCAGGAAAACATTTCAGTACGTTTAGAGCAAGTTGCAAACGTTCGTTATGCCGCTGCTGTTAAGCGCGGTGACGGCGGTTATAACGGTAAACCTGCGGTCATCATTAATGTACAAAAACAACCAGGTGCGGACACGGTAAAACTGACACGTGAAATAGAATTAGCGTTAAGTGAGCTTGCTACAAGCTTGCCTGATGGCGTTTCTGCGCCGCAAGTGTTGTTTCGTCAAGCTGACTTTATTAAAGCATCGGTTGATAATGTCACCGAAGCGCTAATAGATGGATCTATTCTAGTGGTGATTGTGTTGTTTGCGTTTTTGTTATCAACACGCACTACGGCTATTTCTTTACTTGCTATTCCTCTATCGCTTGCCTTGACGGTGCTCATTTTTAAGTGGATGGGTCAGACCATTAACGTCATGACCTTGGGCGGTTTAGCTATCGCCATCGGGGAATTGGTTGATGATTCTGTAGTCGATGTAGAAAACATACTTCGCCGTCTAAAACAAAATGCCAAGCAAGACAAGCCACTTCCTATTTTTGACGTAATATGGCGAGCAAGCGTTGAAGTGCGCTCAGGAATTGTTTATGCGACAGCAATTGTGGTGCTTGTTTTTATCCCATTATTTGCACTGCCAGGTATCGAAGGTCGTTTGTTTGCGCCATTAGGTGGCGCTTATATTATTGCCGTATTAGCGTCTTTACTCGTATCGATGACTGTGACGCCGGTGCTTTGTTATTTTTTATTACCCCAGATGAAGCAACTGCATAAAGGCGATAGTTTTTTAGTCACTTTACTAAAAAAATGGCAGAGTTTATGGCTGTTATGGGCATTGCCCAAACGTCGCTCAATATTATTAGTAAGCGGTCTGACAGCCCTTATTAGTGCCTCATCCGTTGCCTTCTTCCCTCGTGCATTTTTACCGGCCTTTAATGAAGGCTCTTTGGTATTGGGGATGATTTTTCAGCCAAGCACCTCACTATCGGAATCTAACAGAATGGGGCATTTAGCTGAGTCTTTGTTGCTATCGGTTGATGAGGTCACCGCGGTTGGACGACGCACCGGCAGAGCAAAACTCGATGAGCATGCGGAAGGTGTGCACTCTTCTGAAATTGATGTTGATTTAGTTGAGTCGGAGCGATCTAGGGAAGAAGTCTTGACTGAAATCCGAGGAAAACTAAGCGTGTTACCAGCGCAAATAGCAATTGGACAACCTATTTCCCATCGACTAGACCATCTTCTATCTGGTGTGCGAGCACAGTTGGCAATAAAAGTGTTTGGCGACAATTTAGACGAGCTTCGCATCAATGCTGAAAAAATCAGGCAGAAATTAGAAACCATACCTGGGCTGGTTGATATCAATGTGGAAAAACAAGTGCTGATTCCACAAGTGTCGGTCAGATTAAGACCAGATAAGCTTTTACAATATGGTTTGAGTCCGGGTAAGGCAATAGAGCGCTTAGCGTTGTTAACCGACGGCGAACATGTTGTGGACATTATCGATGGTGTGAAGCGCTATGCATTAGTGATGCGTTTAGATGAAAAAGCGAGAAGCCCTCAGGCACTGCGTACAGCACTGATAGACACTCCAGCAGGTGCTATTCCCATCGCAAACATCGCTGACATAAGTTTAAGTGATGGGCCAAACCAAATCCTAAGAGAAAACGGCCGACGCAGGCTTGTAGTCTATGCAAACAGCACGGGAGTGGATGTAAAGGAACTGCTGTCAGCAGTGCGCGAGCAAGTGAATGAAGTTGAATTAGGCGCAGATAGCTTTATCAGTATTGAAGGGCAATTCTTAGCGCAAGAGCAAGCCATGCGTTTGTTAGTGATATTATCAAGCATATCGTTCGCACTTATATTTTTAGTGTTGTACATGCGATATCAATCTTTCGTATTTGCCAGCATTATCATGAGTAGTTTACCCATGGCGCTATTAGGCGCGGTTGCAGCAATGTGGTTAACGAACACACCACTTTCGGTTGCATCTGTTGTTGGCTTTATCACACTTACCGGCATTGCTTCGCGCAACGGTATATTAAAACTGAGTCATTATCTCAACCTGATAAAATTTGAGGGAGAACAATTTAACACCCAGTTAATTGTCAGAGGGGCGCAAGAAAGGTTGGCGCCTGTGATGATGACATCCATGGTGACTGCATTTGCGCTGATCCCATTATTAATGGCCGCCGATGCGCCTGGTAAAGAGATTTTGCATCCTGTTGCGGTGGTTATCTTCTCAGGACTATTAACTTCAACTTTATTAGACACCTTGTTGACGCCTTTGCTATATCGGGAGTTTGGCGGTAAGGCAAGCATGCTTTGGCAAAAACGTAAGTCAGACGAATTAATGTAA
- the nth gene encoding endonuclease III — MNKLKRLEMLTRWRGANPHPETELNFSSPFELLIAVILSAQATDVSVNKATDKLYPVANTPEAVYALGVDGLKTYIKTIGLFNAKAENVIKTCGMLINLHESVVPQDREALEALPGVGRKTANVVLNTAFGWPTIAVDTHIFRVSNRTKLAMGKNVDLVEQKLLKVVPAEFKVDVHHWLILHGRYTCIARKPRCGSCSIEDLCEFKDKTE, encoded by the coding sequence ATGAATAAACTCAAACGCTTAGAAATGTTGACTCGCTGGCGCGGGGCTAACCCACATCCTGAAACAGAGCTTAATTTTTCTAGTCCCTTTGAGCTATTGATTGCGGTAATTTTATCTGCGCAAGCGACCGATGTAAGTGTTAATAAGGCAACCGATAAGTTGTACCCAGTAGCGAATACCCCAGAGGCTGTTTATGCTCTAGGTGTGGATGGGTTAAAAACCTACATCAAGACCATTGGTTTGTTTAATGCCAAGGCTGAGAACGTCATTAAAACCTGTGGCATGTTAATTAATCTACATGAGTCAGTAGTACCACAAGATAGAGAGGCACTAGAAGCCTTACCAGGCGTGGGCCGAAAAACAGCTAACGTTGTATTAAATACGGCTTTTGGCTGGCCCACCATAGCCGTAGACACCCACATTTTTAGAGTATCAAACAGAACTAAATTAGCTATGGGCAAAAACGTTGATTTGGTAGAGCAAAAGCTGCTAAAAGTGGTACCTGCCGAATTTAAGGTAGATGTGCATCATTGGTTGATTTTACATGGCAGGTATACATGCATTGCCCGTAAACCTCGCTGTGGTTCTTGTTCCATCGAGGACTTATGCGAGTTCAAAGATAAAACCGAATAG
- a CDS encoding electron transport complex subunit E: MNEFKELSWQGLWKNNPALVQLLGLCPLLAVTATITNGLGLGLATTLVLIGSNTTVSIIRNWVPSEIRIPIFVMIIASFVTIVQLLMNAYTFTLYQALGIFIPLIVTNCAIIGRAEAYASKNTVGKSAFDGLMMGLGFTVVLVLLGAMRELLGYGTLFDGANLLLGDWATILKITVFETDSPFLLAILPPGAFLCMGLLIALKNVLDNHMEKLFAAKTEEKVVQRARVTTES; the protein is encoded by the coding sequence ATGAATGAATTTAAAGAGTTAAGCTGGCAAGGACTTTGGAAAAACAACCCTGCACTGGTGCAGCTGTTAGGTTTATGCCCTTTACTTGCCGTAACAGCCACCATTACCAATGGCTTAGGTTTAGGCCTCGCTACCACTCTCGTATTGATTGGTTCAAATACTACAGTGTCGATAATCCGTAATTGGGTTCCTAGCGAAATCCGGATCCCAATTTTTGTGATGATCATCGCTTCTTTTGTGACCATAGTGCAGCTTTTAATGAACGCTTACACATTTACGCTGTATCAAGCCCTAGGCATTTTTATTCCACTGATAGTCACTAATTGCGCCATTATCGGACGAGCTGAAGCCTATGCCTCTAAAAACACAGTAGGCAAATCAGCTTTTGACGGTTTGATGATGGGACTTGGTTTTACCGTTGTGTTGGTATTATTAGGCGCGATGCGCGAATTATTAGGCTATGGCACCTTGTTTGATGGTGCTAATTTATTGTTAGGTGATTGGGCTACGATCTTAAAAATCACTGTATTTGAAACAGACAGCCCATTTTTACTCGCTATTTTACCTCCCGGTGCTTTTTTATGTATGGGCCTGTTGATCGCACTTAAGAATGTATTAGATAACCATATGGAAAAATTATTTGCCGCCAAGACTGAAGAAAAAGTGGTACAGCGGGCTAGAGTCACGACTGAGAGCTAA
- the rsxG gene encoding electron transport complex subunit RsxG, translating to MTKSIQHTMTKNGLILAVFAIVTTGLIALTYFGTKDQIALQQQQKLLSILNAVIDESLYDNAIQLDCTLATSTELLGSNQAQHIYRATKQGQAVAAAIETTAPDGYSGKIQLVVGITSSQPGTAKVTGVRTLEHKETPGLGDKIDLRISNWVLDFDNQIYNAEIATNWAVKKDGGQFDQFTGATITPRAVVNAVKLSVEYYLANQAAIFQAPNACSVDNMTEKMSESNE from the coding sequence ATGACAAAGAGTATCCAGCATACTATGACTAAAAATGGCTTGATCTTAGCCGTTTTCGCCATAGTCACGACGGGGCTGATTGCACTTACCTACTTTGGTACTAAAGATCAGATTGCTTTGCAGCAACAACAAAAATTATTATCGATTCTCAATGCAGTCATTGATGAAAGCCTTTATGACAATGCCATCCAGTTAGACTGTACCTTGGCCACTTCAACTGAATTGTTAGGCTCTAATCAAGCTCAACATATCTATCGTGCCACTAAACAAGGTCAAGCAGTTGCGGCGGCTATAGAAACAACTGCGCCAGACGGTTATAGCGGTAAAATCCAATTGGTGGTGGGCATAACTAGTTCGCAACCAGGTACAGCTAAGGTAACGGGCGTCAGAACACTCGAACACAAAGAAACACCGGGCTTAGGTGACAAAATTGATTTACGGATTAGCAATTGGGTATTGGACTTCGATAATCAAATTTATAATGCAGAAATAGCTACAAATTGGGCCGTTAAAAAAGACGGTGGACAGTTTGATCAGTTTACAGGTGCTACCATTACCCCCAGAGCAGTGGTTAACGCAGTTAAATTAAGTGTCGAATATTACTTAGCAAATCAAGCCGCTATTTTTCAAGCTCCCAATGCCTGCTCCGTAGATAATATGACTGAAAAAATGAGCGAAAGTAATGAATGA
- the rsxD gene encoding electron transport complex subunit RsxD gives MRFKLASSPHQHIRRDTGQVMRLVILAMVPGILMQTWFFGWGTIIQIMLAIITAVVTEAAILEMRKRDFERALKDYSAVLAAILLAVSIPPFAPWWVIVIGTFFGIGIVKQLYGGLGFNVFNPAMAAYVMLLVSFPVQMTQWLPPTSLAQYSHNFMDALYAVFTGFSVEGFSLAQLKTGIDGVTMATGLDTVKTGIAQGLTYSETIEFPIFDSVISGLGVASSWISLGYLLGGLYLLKQKVINWHIPVSMLAGLFICALVMSLVDSDLYPSSLFHLFNGSIIIGAFFIATDPVSGSTTNKGRLIFGAAIGVWVYLIREWGGYPDAVAFAVLIMNMAVPLIDYYTRPRTYGHTSNKRKPIDKAKS, from the coding sequence ATGAGATTTAAGTTAGCCAGCTCACCTCATCAGCATATTCGCCGTGATACCGGTCAAGTAATGCGTTTAGTTATTCTTGCTATGGTTCCGGGTATTTTAATGCAAACATGGTTCTTTGGTTGGGGCACGATCATTCAGATAATGCTTGCAATCATTACGGCTGTGGTGACCGAAGCGGCCATTTTAGAAATGCGTAAACGCGACTTTGAAAGAGCATTAAAGGATTATAGCGCGGTTTTAGCCGCGATATTATTGGCAGTGAGTATTCCACCTTTTGCCCCTTGGTGGGTGATTGTTATAGGTACATTTTTCGGTATTGGCATTGTTAAACAATTGTATGGTGGTTTGGGTTTTAATGTATTTAATCCAGCGATGGCGGCTTATGTCATGCTGTTAGTCTCTTTTCCTGTACAAATGACTCAATGGCTACCACCTACCAGCCTTGCCCAATATAGTCATAACTTTATGGATGCGCTGTACGCTGTATTTACGGGTTTCAGTGTTGAGGGTTTTAGCCTTGCACAATTAAAAACAGGCATCGATGGCGTCACTATGGCCACGGGACTAGACACCGTCAAAACGGGGATTGCTCAGGGGCTTACTTATTCAGAAACAATTGAATTCCCCATTTTTGATAGCGTAATTTCTGGGTTAGGTGTGGCATCAAGTTGGATAAGTCTAGGATATCTGCTTGGCGGCTTATATTTACTCAAACAAAAAGTCATTAACTGGCATATACCGGTCAGTATGCTGGCTGGCTTGTTCATCTGTGCATTAGTCATGTCGCTGGTTGACAGTGACTTATACCCATCCAGCCTATTCCACTTATTCAATGGAAGTATCATTATAGGTGCATTTTTTATTGCTACCGACCCTGTTTCTGGCTCGACTACGAACAAAGGCAGGTTGATTTTTGGTGCAGCTATTGGAGTATGGGTGTATTTGATAAGGGAATGGGGAGGTTATCCTGATGCCGTCGCTTTTGCCGTGTTGATCATGAACATGGCAGTACCTTTAATCGATTATTATACGCGTCCACGCACCTACGGCCATACTTCAAACAAGCGAAAACCCATAGATAAGGCTAAGTCATGA
- the rsxC gene encoding electron transport complex subunit RsxC: MPNNFDDIIEKLDNQELWDFPGGVFPAERKSLSNQTPIGRLPIPERLYVPVKQHIGIEGHLIVEVGQKVLKGQALTKSMNPFAVPIHASTSGEITAIHKHVSAHPSGLPELTVEISSDQQDKWTQLSPLVDYQNQPKMQVLAAICDAGISGMGGAGFPTHIKSSPKKDIDFLIINGIECEPYITSDDRLMREHAWQIRQGINVLCHLLKPKQVLIGIENNKPEAIEALQVACRESSNYRVCIVPTKYPAGGEKQLIQVLTNREVPAQGLPVDVGVIMHNVGTCFAIADAIFTGKPLIERVVTVTGEAIENPGNMWALIGSPVAHLLAHCKYKQAGQKQPNIIMGGPMMGFSVISDLVPVIKTTNCLLAPTDNEISGNNEQACIRCSACADACPASLLPQQLFWHSKAKELEKAQEYNLFDCIECGACAYVCPSEIPLVHYYRIAKSEIRVEQEDKQKSDKARDRFEKREARLIADQQARDEKHRLAAESRKQAMASSGNNAKDKIAAALARAKAKKQSATEVDDKPQEPTAAISADNSEQKTKAESADTSTKAASSNQRVQAAIARAKAKKAAAEVAITDTKLKDTTDTSDVIENEIEVSQQDIEVKVVSKSPSKAKLNTQADVTGNPLSADVASQTQEPNLADSKQAKIAAAVAKAKAKREAQKIANSRDEPSPVSAGKVDNSTTDNSVELAKTEEQQIDMKKRRIAAAVTKAKAKKSAEKAANNKQDKPL; encoded by the coding sequence TCCTGCTGAACGCAAATCACTGTCGAACCAAACTCCAATAGGCAGACTACCTATCCCTGAACGCCTATATGTGCCAGTTAAACAACATATAGGTATCGAAGGTCATTTAATTGTTGAAGTCGGTCAGAAGGTGCTCAAAGGACAAGCATTGACCAAAAGTATGAACCCTTTTGCCGTCCCAATTCATGCTTCCACATCGGGTGAAATAACAGCAATACACAAACATGTGTCAGCTCATCCTTCTGGTTTACCAGAGTTGACAGTTGAAATTAGCAGTGACCAACAAGACAAATGGACTCAACTTAGCCCTTTAGTGGATTATCAAAACCAACCAAAGATGCAAGTGTTAGCCGCTATTTGTGATGCTGGAATCAGTGGTATGGGCGGTGCTGGTTTTCCCACTCATATCAAGTCTTCGCCTAAAAAAGATATCGATTTTTTAATTATCAACGGTATCGAATGTGAACCTTACATTACCTCTGACGACCGTTTAATGCGTGAACACGCTTGGCAAATACGTCAAGGTATCAACGTGTTGTGCCATCTGCTTAAGCCAAAACAAGTATTGATAGGTATAGAGAATAACAAACCTGAAGCCATAGAAGCGTTGCAAGTGGCATGCCGAGAAAGCTCCAACTATCGTGTATGCATTGTGCCGACTAAGTACCCTGCAGGCGGCGAAAAGCAACTAATTCAAGTACTGACCAACCGAGAAGTACCAGCTCAGGGATTACCGGTGGATGTCGGCGTAATCATGCATAATGTGGGCACTTGTTTTGCCATAGCAGATGCGATTTTTACGGGGAAACCGCTCATCGAGCGCGTGGTAACCGTCACGGGTGAAGCAATAGAAAACCCAGGTAATATGTGGGCGCTGATTGGTAGCCCCGTTGCCCATCTGTTGGCACACTGTAAATATAAGCAAGCAGGTCAGAAGCAACCCAATATCATAATGGGTGGTCCAATGATGGGCTTTAGTGTAATCAGCGATTTGGTGCCCGTAATAAAAACCACGAATTGTCTTTTGGCACCGACTGACAATGAAATCTCAGGTAACAACGAACAAGCCTGTATTCGCTGTAGTGCATGCGCCGACGCTTGTCCTGCTAGCTTGTTACCACAACAATTGTTTTGGCATTCAAAAGCCAAAGAATTAGAAAAAGCCCAAGAATATAATTTATTTGATTGTATTGAATGCGGTGCTTGTGCCTACGTTTGCCCCAGTGAGATACCTTTAGTCCACTATTATCGCATCGCAAAGTCTGAAATAAGAGTAGAGCAAGAAGACAAACAAAAGTCAGATAAAGCGCGTGACCGTTTTGAAAAGCGCGAAGCGAGATTAATTGCCGATCAACAGGCTAGAGACGAAAAACATCGCTTGGCTGCAGAATCTAGAAAACAAGCTATGGCGAGTAGTGGCAACAATGCCAAAGACAAAATTGCCGCAGCCTTAGCCAGAGCAAAAGCAAAAAAACAAAGCGCCACTGAAGTCGACGATAAGCCGCAGGAGCCAACTGCAGCAATCTCTGCTGATAATTCAGAACAAAAAACAAAAGCTGAATCAGCTGATACGTCCACAAAAGCAGCCAGTTCAAATCAAAGAGTCCAAGCGGCCATCGCTAGAGCAAAGGCCAAAAAGGCGGCCGCTGAAGTAGCTATTACCGACACTAAACTAAAAGATACAACCGACACTAGTGATGTGATAGAAAATGAGATTGAGGTAAGTCAGCAAGACATTGAAGTTAAAGTGGTATCAAAGTCACCTTCCAAGGCCAAACTAAATACTCAAGCTGATGTCACTGGTAACCCACTCTCAGCAGATGTTGCCTCGCAAACTCAAGAGCCGAACCTAGCTGATAGTAAACAAGCTAAAATAGCCGCTGCGGTAGCAAAAGCAAAGGCTAAACGCGAAGCACAAAAAATCGCAAACAGCCGAGACGAACCAAGTCCAGTGTCCGCAGGTAAGGTTGATAACTCAACTACTGACAATTCAGTTGAGCTAGCTAAAACAGAAGAACAACAGATAGACATGAAAAAACGCAGAATTGCTGCCGCGGTGACTAAAGCCAAGGCCAAAAAATCAGCTGAAAAAGCAGCGAATAACAAACAAGACAAACCCTTATGA